From Prosthecobacter vanneervenii, the proteins below share one genomic window:
- a CDS encoding LptF/LptG family permease, which yields MKQWLQKINEAWQKARELPYIGRSSFAVAIVLLVISMMTGWHRTHPDDGVDMAMQQAQQAQMDVPEGILVLSRVLPYLNLWVQLGVPVLLLVVWRRWGDLRRLMLPATISSVSIALWSIASELVDYIAHAHMTEIGEPPVPVAFAFKLACIALVYLSVPFVLHYYRRIGVLERYTLRTFLHPLVFCFVSFFTLWIIMDLLDNMKDFQESKVGPLRVISFYLSMIPFVYTQILPAALLLAVLYSLTRMSRANELISMLGTGRSLLRVLSPIFLCGIYACLLNMAANYYWGPRAEGNREAVFRAMSVHAADSIMASQIMFHDEQSHRTWYVGTFPFSMRSGAERMHEVQIREETKDGQPLRTIIAPSVGWSSRNGWRFYDGKELIYENGSVVDIRTFPKDRNGQPVLQVPGIEETPWSLVSYALRPDFMGVPELLSYLRAHPKAADDKLAPFRTHLWHRFALPWQPMALLLVAAPLGVAYSRRGSVGGIAVSVFLFFIFMFTNNLFLNLGKGGHLPTWLTVWIPHMIFGGLGLVLFYYRSANRDLPSFKLRLFKKKSAPQIARPRNRRTAGASAT from the coding sequence ATGAAGCAGTGGCTGCAAAAGATCAACGAGGCCTGGCAAAAGGCGCGTGAACTCCCCTACATCGGGCGGAGCTCGTTTGCGGTGGCCATCGTGCTGCTGGTCATCTCCATGATGACGGGCTGGCACCGCACACACCCGGATGACGGTGTGGACATGGCCATGCAGCAGGCCCAGCAGGCGCAGATGGATGTGCCGGAGGGCATCCTGGTGCTGTCCCGCGTGCTGCCTTACCTCAACCTGTGGGTGCAGCTGGGCGTGCCGGTGCTGCTCTTGGTGGTCTGGCGCCGCTGGGGAGATCTGCGCCGCCTCATGCTGCCGGCCACCATTTCCTCCGTGTCCATCGCGCTGTGGTCCATCGCCAGCGAGCTGGTCGATTACATCGCCCATGCGCACATGACGGAGATCGGCGAGCCGCCGGTGCCGGTGGCCTTTGCGTTCAAGCTCGCGTGCATCGCGCTGGTGTACCTCTCGGTGCCCTTTGTGCTGCACTACTACCGGCGTATCGGAGTGCTGGAGCGCTACACGCTGCGTACCTTCCTGCACCCGCTGGTGTTCTGCTTTGTGTCCTTCTTCACGCTGTGGATCATCATGGATCTGCTGGACAACATGAAGGACTTCCAGGAGTCGAAGGTGGGCCCGCTGCGGGTGATCTCCTTCTACCTGAGCATGATCCCCTTTGTGTACACGCAGATCCTGCCGGCGGCGTTGCTGCTCGCGGTGCTGTACTCGCTCACGCGCATGTCCCGCGCCAATGAGCTCATCTCCATGCTGGGCACCGGGCGCAGCCTGCTGCGCGTGCTCAGCCCCATCTTCCTGTGCGGCATCTACGCCTGCCTGCTGAACATGGCGGCCAACTACTACTGGGGCCCGCGTGCGGAGGGAAACCGGGAGGCCGTCTTCCGCGCCATGAGCGTGCATGCGGCTGACTCCATCATGGCCTCCCAGATCATGTTTCATGACGAGCAGAGCCACCGCACCTGGTATGTGGGCACCTTCCCCTTCTCCATGCGCAGCGGGGCGGAGCGCATGCACGAGGTGCAGATCCGGGAGGAAACCAAGGACGGCCAGCCCCTGCGCACCATCATCGCCCCCTCGGTAGGCTGGTCCTCGCGCAACGGCTGGCGCTTCTACGACGGCAAGGAGCTCATCTACGAAAACGGCAGCGTGGTGGACATCCGGACCTTTCCCAAGGACCGAAACGGGCAGCCTGTGCTGCAGGTGCCGGGCATCGAGGAGACTCCCTGGAGCCTCGTCAGCTACGCGCTGCGGCCGGACTTCATGGGCGTGCCTGAGCTGCTGTCCTACCTGCGCGCGCACCCCAAGGCCGCAGACGACAAGCTGGCCCCCTTCCGCACGCACCTCTGGCACCGCTTTGCCCTGCCTTGGCAGCCCATGGCGCTGCTGCTGGTGGCCGCGCCGCTGGGTGTGGCCTACTCCCGCCGCGGCTCAGTGGGAGGCATCGCCGTCAGTGTCTTTCTCTTCTTCATCTTCATGTTTACCAACAATCTTTTCCTCAACCTGGGCAAAGGCGGGCATCTGCCCACCTGGCTGACGGTGTGGATCCCGCATATGATCTTCGGTGGCCTGGGGCTGGTGCTCTTCTACTACCGCTCCGCCAACCGCGATCTGCCCAGCTTCAAGCTGCGCCTCTTCAAAAAGAAGTCCGCCCCGCAGATCGCCCGCCCGCGCAACCGCCGCACCGCCGGAGCCTCCGCTACTTGA
- a CDS encoding PQQ-binding-like beta-propeller repeat protein: MTRTHITTVLGLAMATTAFSADSSDWGTFRGPSGNGIVPAVANSKWSLKQVWKSPTNNGFSSFAVAGGKAYTLVTGESDGNSGEMLACLDEKTGKQLWSKPLSVVPKYDGGGDAGTPDNKGGDGSRSTPVVNGGKVYAIDSMLGVFCFDAATGKEVWKHDVMKENAGVQIKWENAASPVIDGDVLLLAGGGAGQALIGLNKNTGKVVWKGEDDKMTHATPVLADILGVHQAIFFTQTGLVAVNPQKGDVIWRAAFPYKVSTAASPVVFEDIVYCSAGYGVGAGAFKISKSGSKLEATQIWRRENQCFNHWSTPVVKDGYLYGMFSFKEYGAGPLACVDIRTGEDKWAEKGFGPGQVILAGDKVIATSDKGEIVVAEASPAGYKEVARKDVLDGKVWSYPILANGKIFARSTVEGVCLDLN, translated from the coding sequence ATGACACGCACCCACATCACCACCGTACTCGGTCTGGCCATGGCCACGACCGCCTTCTCCGCCGACTCCTCTGACTGGGGCACCTTCCGCGGACCTTCCGGCAACGGCATCGTGCCCGCCGTGGCTAATTCCAAATGGAGCCTCAAGCAGGTCTGGAAATCGCCCACAAACAATGGCTTCAGCTCCTTTGCCGTGGCAGGCGGCAAAGCCTACACGCTCGTCACTGGCGAGAGCGATGGCAACAGCGGGGAAATGCTCGCCTGCCTGGATGAAAAGACCGGCAAGCAACTCTGGAGCAAGCCCCTGAGCGTGGTGCCCAAGTATGACGGCGGCGGCGACGCCGGCACGCCTGATAACAAAGGCGGCGACGGCTCCCGCTCCACTCCCGTGGTGAATGGCGGCAAGGTCTATGCCATCGATTCCATGCTGGGCGTCTTCTGCTTTGATGCCGCCACCGGCAAGGAAGTTTGGAAGCACGATGTGATGAAGGAAAACGCCGGCGTGCAGATCAAGTGGGAAAACGCCGCCTCTCCGGTGATCGATGGCGATGTGCTGCTGCTGGCCGGCGGTGGTGCAGGCCAGGCGCTGATCGGCCTGAACAAGAACACCGGCAAAGTGGTGTGGAAGGGCGAGGACGACAAGATGACCCACGCCACCCCCGTGCTGGCAGACATCCTGGGCGTGCACCAGGCCATCTTCTTCACGCAGACCGGCCTCGTGGCCGTGAATCCACAGAAGGGCGATGTGATCTGGCGCGCCGCCTTCCCCTACAAGGTCAGCACCGCCGCCTCCCCCGTGGTGTTTGAAGACATCGTATACTGCTCCGCCGGCTACGGCGTGGGCGCTGGTGCCTTCAAGATCAGCAAGAGCGGCAGCAAGCTGGAGGCCACTCAAATTTGGCGTCGTGAAAACCAGTGCTTCAACCACTGGAGCACCCCGGTGGTGAAGGACGGCTACCTCTACGGCATGTTCAGCTTCAAGGAATACGGCGCGGGCCCCCTGGCCTGCGTGGACATCCGCACTGGCGAAGACAAGTGGGCAGAGAAGGGCTTTGGCCCCGGCCAGGTCATTCTGGCAGGAGACAAGGTCATCGCCACCAGCGACAAGGGCGAGATCGTCGTCGCCGAGGCCTCCCCCGCCGGCTACAAGGAAGTGGCCCGCAAGGACGTGCTGGACGGCAAGGTCTGGAGCTACCCCATCCTGGCCAATGGCAAGATCTTTGCCCGCAGCACCGTCGAAGGCGTTTGCCTGGACCTGAACTGA
- a CDS encoding NADH-quinone oxidoreductase subunit C: MNAAQMVEALKQKFGDAVLETKEFRGEHTLVVKLASAKPLLCYCHDELNFDYLIDVSSLDYMGKEPRFEMVYELYGYGHLQYLRVRTPVAEDVEVPTVSDIWPTANWHEREVYDMMGIKFSGHPDMRRILMWEGYPFFPLRKDFPLEGKPSDMPDVGFTRVAPMADGPFVTTAGAPDTQAREPRSRKPVE, from the coding sequence ATGAATGCCGCCCAAATGGTCGAAGCCCTGAAGCAAAAGTTCGGCGATGCCGTGCTGGAGACGAAGGAGTTCCGCGGAGAGCACACCCTCGTGGTCAAGCTGGCCAGCGCCAAGCCCCTGCTCTGCTACTGCCATGACGAGCTGAACTTTGACTACCTGATCGACGTCTCCAGCCTGGACTACATGGGCAAGGAGCCGCGCTTTGAGATGGTGTATGAGCTCTATGGCTACGGCCACCTGCAGTACCTGCGCGTACGCACTCCGGTGGCTGAAGACGTGGAAGTGCCCACCGTGAGCGACATCTGGCCCACCGCCAACTGGCACGAGCGCGAGGTGTACGACATGATGGGCATCAAGTTCAGCGGCCATCCCGACATGCGCCGCATCCTGATGTGGGAAGGCTACCCCTTCTTCCCGCTGCGCAAAGACTTCCCCCTGGAAGGCAAGCCGAGCGACATGCCGGACGTGGGCTTCACCCGTGTGGCTCCGATGGCCGACGGCCCCTTTGTCACCACCGCCGGTGCTCCCGACACCCAGGCCCGCGAGCCGCGCTCACGCAAGCCGGTGGAGTGA
- the nuoB gene encoding NADH-quinone oxidoreductase subunit NuoB, translated as MVAPAESTVAAYDSKVEGNVIFTKMDAAINWMRKNSMWPMPMGLACCAIEMMAAACSRYDLSRFGAEVMRFSPRQADVMIVAGTVTYKMALAVKRIWDQMPEPKWCIAMGACASSGGMYRSYAVLQGIDQLIPVDVYISGCPPRPEALLEGLMRLQHKIETEHSFVEQKKELIAELTA; from the coding sequence ATGGTCGCCCCTGCTGAATCCACCGTTGCTGCCTACGATTCCAAAGTCGAAGGCAATGTCATCTTCACCAAGATGGACGCCGCCATCAACTGGATGCGCAAGAACTCCATGTGGCCGATGCCGATGGGCCTGGCCTGCTGCGCCATTGAGATGATGGCCGCCGCTTGCAGCCGTTATGACCTCAGCCGCTTCGGTGCGGAGGTGATGCGCTTTTCCCCCCGCCAGGCCGACGTGATGATCGTGGCCGGCACGGTGACTTACAAGATGGCCCTGGCGGTGAAGCGCATCTGGGACCAGATGCCGGAGCCCAAGTGGTGCATCGCCATGGGTGCCTGCGCCTCCAGCGGCGGCATGTACCGCAGCTACGCCGTGCTGCAGGGCATCGACCAGCTTATTCCGGTGGACGTTTACATCTCCGGCTGCCCTCCGCGCCCCGAGGCGCTGCTGGAAGGCCTCATGCGCCTGCAGCACAAGATCGAAACCGAGCACTCCTTTGTGGAGCAGAAAAAGGAGCTCATCGCCGAACTGACGGCCTGA
- a CDS encoding aspartyl protease family protein: protein MGICRAAAKIENVVDREQAATIPKMLVDTGSESTWVPATTLEKIGVKREKKDLAFVMANGQQITRSVGFAKVRVDKAVTVDEVVFAEKRRSAARSTQS from the coding sequence ATGGGAATCTGCCGTGCCGCAGCCAAGATTGAAAACGTCGTGGATCGTGAGCAGGCGGCAACGATCCCGAAGATGCTTGTGGACACCGGCAGCGAGTCCACCTGGGTGCCTGCGACCACGCTGGAAAAGATCGGCGTGAAGCGGGAGAAGAAGGATCTGGCCTTTGTGATGGCGAACGGACAGCAGATCACCCGCAGCGTGGGCTTTGCCAAGGTGCGGGTGGACAAGGCTGTCACCGTTGATGAGGTCGTCTTTGCTGAGAAAAGGCGATCTGCTGCTCGGAGCACGCAGTCTTGA